One window of the Staphylococcus equorum genome contains the following:
- a CDS encoding CapA family protein produces MKQSKRFTIEERVLKWTKRHKKRNSIYTGIILIGAIALLIFTMSSQEVEPVQAMKKAKDDIRMTYLGNIEMNKHIRKNNINDTFSPIESVLNASDYSTASLKLTNFSEDRKANINKNLENVMFLRGLNIKSLNIINQVTDNITAREFSRAVEGQAGYNYLTGNGSNPINSKTVQQTVKGKKIANVSFTDVESDYTDSLKNTTSVSLEPDIYIPLIKKLKEENDYVVVNVDWGITDERAVTTRQKKYAHSLVDAGADVIIGHNSVIQQIEKYKGTSIFYSLGNVTSEDFLSKNKQGLAVQQNWNGKDSEFMVTPIKSQGGKITESNPNKVEEIKLLNNIESKSVDLKKENGGYVYEH; encoded by the coding sequence ATGAAGCAATCTAAACGATTTACTATAGAGGAACGGGTATTAAAATGGACGAAACGTCACAAAAAACGCAACTCTATATACACCGGCATTATTTTAATAGGGGCAATTGCACTTTTAATATTCACTATGTCATCACAAGAAGTTGAACCAGTTCAAGCTATGAAGAAAGCCAAAGATGATATAAGGATGACTTATTTAGGTAATATAGAAATGAATAAGCACATAAGGAAAAACAATATTAACGATACCTTTAGTCCGATAGAAAGTGTTTTAAATGCAAGTGATTACTCAACAGCAAGCTTAAAACTCACCAATTTTTCAGAAGATAGAAAAGCAAATATTAATAAGAATTTAGAGAATGTCATGTTTTTAAGGGGGTTAAATATTAAAAGTTTAAATATTATTAACCAGGTCACCGATAATATAACAGCGAGAGAGTTTAGTAGAGCGGTAGAAGGGCAGGCTGGTTATAATTACTTAACTGGAAATGGTTCGAATCCTATTAATAGTAAAACAGTACAACAAACAGTTAAAGGTAAAAAAATTGCCAATGTTTCGTTTACAGATGTTGAGTCTGATTACACTGACTCCTTGAAGAATACAACTTCGGTAAGTTTAGAACCGGATATTTATATTCCATTAATCAAAAAGTTAAAAGAGGAAAATGATTACGTTGTAGTCAATGTCGACTGGGGAATAACGGATGAACGTGCTGTTACAACGCGACAAAAGAAATATGCACATTCACTTGTTGATGCTGGTGCAGATGTAATTATTGGTCACAACTCAGTGATTCAACAGATTGAAAAATATAAAGGTACTAGTATTTTTTATAGTCTTGGTAACGTAACGTCTGAGGATTTTTTATCTAAGAATAAACAAGGCTTGGCTGTTCAACAAAATTGGAATGGTAAGGATTCAGAATTTATGGTAACACCAATTAAATCACAGGGCGGAAAAATAACAGAATCCAATCCTAACAAAGTGGAAGAAATTAAATTATTGAACAATATTGAAAGTAAAAGTGTGGATCTAAAAAAAGAGAATGGAGGTTACGTATATGAACATTAA
- a CDS encoding gamma-glutamyltransferase produces the protein MSIYNKKTLIAILLLTIIISFIFFIATKEDNYNKDELYENKIADHDQNPSDENYGVASNNPIASRVGEKIIKDGGNAVDASMGVSYALAITEPHSSGLGGGGAMLAYDGKPNVAPKQWQYKDISSFKYDEKDEIGTPGFVRGIHDAHKEVGKMDEEKILNYVIPLAEEGFEVDSELERSLKLYGSDVDRDSPFFEGDKTKREGEVVKQPELAKTIKGIRDHGPDYFYDKVGESVSDQVDEEITEKDFNSYKTTKKEPVSTDYLNTKVYSASNPLGGTLMLQGLEIDEATNNQVPQNTQSAPENEQIDPNNQTTPNNRLDYITGILKSRALMYRNRDIVNGQDEDYDEYLSQDYLLGKLNEVNFESNFNTNNVDNTSTTHFVVVDKEGKVTSTTNTLSSFFGSGDFMKEGFYMNNSLSNFSSDPLSPNHGGKHKTPRSYTAPSIVVGPDYYMGIGTPGGNKIPTTTNEVLIDYLKGNGTLQESIDKPRFYNDGGTVFYENAMSKADVSIFKSLGFKVEEKRNDPNFGSVQAALYNKNDKTVEIGHDVGNR, from the coding sequence ATGAGTATTTATAATAAAAAAACGCTCATCGCAATCTTACTCCTTACTATAATTATTTCTTTTATCTTTTTTATAGCAACCAAAGAAGATAATTATAATAAAGATGAATTATATGAAAATAAGATTGCAGATCATGATCAGAACCCATCAGATGAAAATTACGGTGTTGCTTCGAATAATCCAATAGCAAGCCGTGTTGGGGAGAAAATTATTAAAGACGGAGGCAATGCTGTTGATGCTTCCATGGGTGTTTCATATGCATTAGCAATAACCGAGCCTCACTCATCTGGTTTAGGCGGTGGAGGCGCGATGTTAGCCTATGATGGCAAACCGAATGTTGCGCCAAAGCAATGGCAATACAAAGATATTTCATCGTTTAAATATGATGAGAAAGACGAAATAGGTACACCAGGCTTTGTACGTGGGATACATGATGCACATAAAGAAGTGGGTAAAATGGATGAAGAGAAAATTTTAAACTATGTGATTCCATTAGCAGAAGAAGGTTTTGAAGTTGATTCAGAATTAGAACGCAGTTTAAAATTATACGGTTCTGATGTTGATAGGGACTCACCATTCTTTGAAGGTGATAAAACCAAAAGAGAAGGTGAAGTAGTTAAACAGCCAGAATTAGCTAAAACAATCAAAGGAATTAGAGATCATGGACCAGACTATTTCTATGATAAAGTGGGCGAAAGTGTTTCTGATCAAGTAGATGAAGAAATAACTGAAAAAGATTTTAATAGTTATAAAACCACGAAAAAAGAACCGGTTAGCACAGATTATTTAAATACTAAAGTTTATTCTGCATCTAATCCATTGGGTGGCACACTGATGCTTCAAGGTTTAGAAATAGATGAAGCAACAAACAATCAAGTGCCGCAAAATACCCAGTCTGCGCCAGAAAATGAGCAAATAGACCCAAATAATCAAACTACCCCTAATAACCGTTTAGATTATATTACTGGTATTTTAAAATCGAGAGCACTTATGTATCGAAATAGAGATATAGTCAATGGACAAGATGAAGATTACGATGAATACTTATCTCAAGATTATTTATTAGGCAAACTAAATGAAGTGAACTTTGAAAGTAATTTCAATACAAATAATGTAGATAATACAAGTACAACACACTTTGTTGTAGTTGATAAAGAGGGCAAAGTAACAAGTACTACTAATACATTATCAAGTTTCTTTGGTTCAGGTGATTTTATGAAGGAAGGTTTCTATATGAACAACTCCTTATCAAACTTTTCTTCTGATCCTTTAAGCCCTAACCATGGAGGGAAACATAAAACACCTAGATCATATACAGCTCCAAGTATAGTCGTGGGTCCTGATTATTATATGGGTATTGGGACGCCAGGAGGTAATAAGATTCCTACCACAACCAACGAAGTGCTGATAGATTACTTAAAAGGTAATGGCACGCTTCAAGAGTCAATAGATAAGCCACGCTTTTACAATGATGGTGGTACAGTGTTTTATGAAAATGCTATGAGTAAGGCAGATGTTTCTATTTTCAAAAGTTTAGGTTTTAAAGTAGAAGAAAAACGAAATGATCCTAACTTTGGTAGTGTTCAAGCAGCACTTTACAATAAAAATGATAAGACTGTAGAAATAGGACACGATGTTGGTAATAGATAA
- a CDS encoding D-ribitol-5-phosphate cytidylyltransferase, with protein sequence MIYAGILAGGIGSRMGNVPLPKQFLDLDGKPILIHTVEKFLLTSEFDKIYIATPQKWISHTKDTLRKHNINDDRIKVVQGGEDRNETIMSIIEAAEAENGITDEDVIVTHDAVRPFLTHRIIKENIASVLKYGAVDTVITATDTIITSEDGESIKSIPVRSEMYQGQTPQSFNINLLRNSYNELSSDDKKIMTDACKILVVANKSVRLVMGELYNIKITTPYDLKVANSIIKGGMSSD encoded by the coding sequence ATGATATATGCTGGTATTTTGGCTGGAGGTATTGGATCAAGAATGGGAAATGTTCCATTACCAAAACAATTTTTAGATTTAGATGGGAAACCTATTCTTATTCATACAGTAGAGAAATTCTTATTAACAAGTGAATTCGATAAAATCTATATTGCTACACCTCAAAAATGGATTTCTCATACAAAAGATACTTTACGTAAACATAATATTAATGATGACAGAATTAAAGTTGTTCAAGGCGGCGAGGACCGTAATGAAACGATTATGAGTATTATAGAAGCAGCAGAAGCTGAAAATGGTATTACTGATGAAGATGTTATTGTTACACATGATGCAGTTAGACCGTTTTTAACACACCGTATTATTAAAGAAAACATAGCAAGTGTTTTGAAATATGGTGCTGTAGATACTGTAATAACAGCTACTGACACAATCATCACATCAGAAGATGGTGAATCCATAAAGTCTATACCAGTTAGAAGTGAAATGTATCAAGGTCAAACGCCTCAATCTTTTAATATTAATTTGTTAAGAAATAGTTATAATGAGCTTTCGAGTGACGATAAGAAAATTATGACAGATGCCTGTAAGATACTAGTTGTAGCAAACAAATCTGTAAGACTAGTTATGGGAGAATTATACAATATAAAAATAACGACACCTTATGATCTTAAAGTTGCTAACTCAATCATAAAAGGTGGGATGTCGAGTGATTAA
- a CDS encoding alcohol dehydrogenase catalytic domain-containing protein — protein MINQVYQLVAPRQFEVTYNNEDIKSDKVIIRPLYLSICAADQRYYTGSRNEKVLKNKLPMSLIHEGVGEVVYDNKGVFEIGTRVIMVPNTPVEKDNVIAENYLPSSKFRSSGFDGFMQDYVFMDYDRVVEIDDSIEDLSTIAYSELVSVAWHAIQRFERKSISYKNSFGVWGDGNLGYITAILLHKLYPNAKIYVFGKTDYKLSHFSFVEHIYHIHEVPENVSFDHGFECVGGKGSQSAVNQIIDLISPEGTISLLGVSEYPIEVNTRLVLEKGITMFGSSRSGAQDFRDVAQFYKDNPDVVEKLALLKGNEFDIKTINDAVKAFETDLSTSWGKTVLKWTM, from the coding sequence GTGATTAATCAAGTATATCAACTCGTTGCTCCGAGACAATTTGAAGTAACATATAATAATGAAGACATTAAAAGCGATAAAGTTATTATAAGACCACTGTATTTGTCAATTTGTGCAGCAGATCAAAGATATTATACAGGTAGTAGAAATGAAAAAGTGCTGAAAAACAAGCTGCCAATGTCATTGATTCATGAAGGTGTTGGTGAAGTTGTTTACGATAATAAAGGTGTGTTTGAGATTGGTACGAGAGTTATCATGGTGCCTAATACACCAGTAGAAAAAGATAATGTCATAGCTGAAAATTATTTGCCAAGCAGTAAATTTAGATCTAGTGGTTTTGATGGATTTATGCAAGATTATGTATTTATGGATTACGATAGAGTCGTTGAAATAGATGATAGCATCGAAGATTTAAGTACAATTGCTTACTCTGAACTAGTTAGCGTAGCTTGGCATGCAATTCAACGTTTTGAACGTAAATCAATTTCATATAAAAATAGTTTTGGTGTATGGGGAGATGGGAATTTAGGTTATATAACAGCTATTTTACTTCATAAACTATATCCAAACGCTAAAATTTATGTTTTTGGTAAAACGGATTACAAGTTAAGTCATTTTTCATTTGTAGAACATATATATCACATTCATGAAGTTCCGGAAAATGTTTCATTTGACCATGGTTTCGAATGTGTAGGCGGTAAAGGAAGCCAGTCAGCGGTGAATCAGATTATTGATTTGATTTCTCCAGAAGGGACAATTAGTTTGTTAGGCGTAAGTGAATATCCAATAGAAGTAAATACACGTCTTGTATTAGAAAAAGGTATAACGATGTTTGGTAGTAGTAGAAGTGGTGCACAAGATTTCAGAGATGTTGCTCAATTTTATAAAGACAATCCTGATGTCGTTGAAAAATTAGCACTTCTAAAAGGTAATGAATTTGATATTAAAACAATTAATGATGCGGTAAAAGCATTTGAAACAGATTTATCAACATCATGGGGCAAGACTGTGCTTAAATGGACAATGTAA
- the tarL gene encoding teichoic acid ribitol-phosphate polymerase TarL, with product MSKSKIIIDDIYWERIQLFIEGHVNDIELNKKNFVLRNLTETKELAANDVKIEGNKFKARFNVAILDDGNYLPSGEYLIVYKDDYDYIAHINETLLNPDSYELDDTQLEEYAAEETQNGKNNYLLTHYEFVFKKGGNSKKTEYIVQPMISSEVNEFVLNIDFKAPLPKVNPVKKKIIDLRLKYNRYSFNVRNFVFQSIFKVTKFFHLKKGNTVLFTSDSREYMSGNFEYVYNEMLRQNLDEKYKIHALFKSNISARRNFIDKFKFPFLLGKADYIFVDDFHPLLYTVKFRKSQEIIQVWHAVGAFKTVGYSRTGKKGGPFFNSVNHRNYTKAFVSSETDIPFYGEAFGIKEQNIIPTGVPRTDILFDENYEREIVAEMEQDLPIIKGKKVILFAPTFRGSGHHTAHYPFFKIDFERFARYCRENNAVVLFKMHPFVKNRLNIPREYEQYFVDVSDFREVNDILFVTDILISDYSSLVYEFAVFKRPMLFYAFDLEDYITSRDFYEPYETFVPGKIIESFEDLITALDNSDYEVEKVSPFLDKHFKYQDGRSSERLVRNVFGS from the coding sequence TTGAGCAAATCTAAAATAATAATTGATGACATCTATTGGGAGCGAATTCAATTATTTATTGAAGGTCACGTTAACGATATTGAGCTTAACAAGAAAAATTTTGTTTTGCGAAATTTGACTGAAACTAAAGAATTAGCAGCAAATGATGTGAAAATTGAAGGAAACAAGTTTAAAGCACGCTTTAATGTGGCGATTTTAGATGATGGAAACTATCTTCCATCTGGTGAATATCTCATTGTCTATAAAGACGATTATGATTATATTGCACATATCAATGAAACATTACTGAATCCTGATAGTTATGAATTAGATGATACACAACTAGAAGAATATGCAGCAGAAGAAACACAAAATGGAAAAAATAATTATCTTTTGACGCATTATGAGTTCGTATTTAAAAAAGGTGGCAATTCTAAGAAAACAGAATATATTGTTCAGCCAATGATTTCAAGCGAAGTAAATGAATTTGTATTAAATATTGATTTTAAAGCGCCTTTACCAAAAGTAAATCCAGTTAAGAAAAAAATAATAGATTTGCGTTTGAAATACAATAGATACTCTTTTAATGTGCGTAATTTTGTATTTCAATCTATATTTAAAGTAACTAAATTTTTCCACTTAAAAAAAGGCAATACAGTATTATTCACTTCTGATTCAAGAGAATATATGTCAGGTAACTTTGAGTATGTATATAATGAAATGTTACGTCAAAATTTAGATGAAAAGTATAAAATTCATGCCTTGTTTAAATCGAATATTTCTGCAAGAAGAAATTTCATAGATAAGTTTAAGTTTCCGTTTTTATTAGGTAAAGCAGATTATATTTTCGTAGATGATTTTCATCCACTATTATATACAGTGAAGTTTAGAAAAAGCCAAGAAATTATACAGGTTTGGCATGCAGTAGGTGCCTTTAAAACAGTTGGATATAGCCGTACTGGTAAAAAAGGTGGGCCGTTCTTTAATTCCGTCAACCATAGAAATTATACAAAAGCCTTTGTCTCATCTGAAACAGATATTCCTTTTTATGGGGAAGCGTTTGGCATTAAAGAACAGAATATTATACCAACAGGCGTGCCTAGAACAGACATTCTTTTCGATGAAAATTATGAAAGAGAAATTGTAGCTGAAATGGAGCAAGATTTACCTATCATTAAAGGTAAAAAAGTTATTCTATTTGCACCAACATTTAGAGGCAGTGGCCACCACACAGCACATTACCCATTCTTTAAAATAGACTTTGAGAGATTTGCACGTTATTGTCGTGAAAATAATGCAGTTGTGCTGTTCAAAATGCATCCATTTGTGAAAAACAGATTAAATATACCTAGAGAATATGAACAATATTTCGTAGATGTATCAGATTTTAGAGAAGTTAATGACATTCTATTTGTTACAGATATATTGATCAGTGATTATTCTTCTCTTGTATATGAATTTGCAGTATTTAAACGTCCAATGCTCTTTTATGCATTTGACCTTGAAGACTACATTACTTCGCGTGATTTTTATGAACCTTATGAAACTTTTGTTCCAGGTAAAATTATCGAATCATTTGAAGATTTAATTACGGCATTAGATAATAGCGATTACGAAGTAGAAAAAGTATCACCTTTCTTAGACAAACATTTTAAATATCAAGACGGGCGCTCAAGTGAACGTTTAGTAAGAAATGTATTTGGAAGTTAA
- a CDS encoding glycosyltransferase family 2 protein, translating into MKFSIIVPSYNSEKYIEELLNSLKNQKYDKKDFEVIVVDDCSTDDTLKIVEPYKDKMNLIVKKLDTNSGGPGKPRNTALQIAQGEYVFFVDSDDYINNDTLKDVSKFVDNNNADVVLVRMEGVNGRGVPRSMFKETSDSVTLENSRIIYTLGPTKFYRTSLLRNNNIDFPEDLRSAEDQLFTMKAYLNADKIAVLADKSYYYAAKREGEHMSSAYVSPEDFYKVMSLITEAILDSPLDNKHKVLGYFIDRHFSFSRTNNFSLKIADDKKEVWMDALGDFIQKVPSEVDELVNDSLKPLLYYARLKDMKHYQMVEESYKNGRFYNYNAHQGELEIQFGENEPFFKFKQLIKPDLRMSHFKFNDKGFEIELEFLKSIINPNHVATMIQLKLVSRNKKELIYVPLAINDQSRFKFSASMNDIIPYLVKEKVWDAFLEMRVDNMIVEKRIGSKRAKYPYEVETSTIAESNNKYYRFTPYFTKDFDNLSFYVTNNKLYDMLEVTSKDSKTIQLRSLKFNYLLSEGMTALMLPKRFTYGYLNSLNTNDKMTYDLTVHEKVKASELKKNFRIETPHLILKY; encoded by the coding sequence GTGAAATTTTCAATTATAGTACCAAGCTATAACTCGGAAAAATATATTGAAGAGTTATTAAACAGTCTAAAAAATCAAAAGTACGATAAAAAGGATTTTGAAGTGATAGTTGTTGACGATTGTTCAACAGATGACACACTAAAAATTGTAGAGCCATATAAAGATAAGATGAATTTAATTGTGAAAAAGCTTGATACTAATTCAGGTGGCCCAGGTAAGCCAAGAAATACAGCACTACAAATTGCTCAAGGAGAATATGTATTTTTTGTAGACTCTGATGATTATATTAATAACGATACGTTAAAAGATGTGTCTAAATTTGTAGATAACAATAATGCAGATGTGGTATTAGTAAGAATGGAAGGTGTAAATGGTCGTGGTGTTCCAAGGTCTATGTTTAAAGAAACAAGTGACTCTGTGACACTGGAAAATTCGAGGATTATATATACACTAGGTCCTACTAAGTTCTATAGAACATCGTTATTACGCAATAATAATATTGATTTTCCAGAAGATTTGCGTAGCGCTGAAGATCAACTATTTACAATGAAAGCTTATCTCAATGCGGATAAAATAGCTGTACTAGCTGATAAATCTTATTACTATGCTGCAAAACGTGAAGGCGAACATATGAGTTCAGCCTACGTTTCACCAGAAGATTTTTACAAGGTCATGTCATTGATAACTGAAGCAATATTAGACAGTCCTTTAGATAATAAACATAAGGTGCTAGGTTATTTTATAGATCGTCATTTCTCCTTCTCAAGAACTAATAATTTTTCTCTGAAAATAGCCGATGATAAAAAAGAAGTATGGATGGATGCATTAGGTGACTTTATTCAAAAAGTACCTTCAGAAGTAGATGAATTAGTAAACGATTCCTTGAAACCATTGTTGTATTACGCACGTCTAAAAGATATGAAACATTACCAAATGGTTGAAGAAAGTTATAAAAATGGTCGCTTTTATAACTATAATGCACACCAAGGAGAATTGGAAATACAATTTGGTGAAAATGAGCCGTTTTTCAAATTCAAACAATTGATTAAACCTGATTTAAGAATGTCGCATTTTAAATTTAATGATAAAGGATTTGAAATAGAGCTAGAATTCTTAAAATCAATCATTAATCCTAATCATGTTGCGACAATGATTCAATTAAAGCTTGTTTCTCGAAACAAAAAAGAACTGATTTATGTACCGTTAGCAATTAACGATCAATCTCGCTTTAAATTTAGTGCGTCGATGAATGATATAATCCCATACTTGGTGAAAGAAAAAGTTTGGGATGCCTTTTTAGAGATGAGAGTAGATAATATGATTGTTGAAAAACGTATTGGTAGTAAACGTGCAAAATACCCTTATGAAGTAGAGACAAGTACAATTGCAGAAAGTAATAATAAATATTATCGCTTTACGCCATACTTCACGAAAGATTTTGATAATCTGTCATTCTATGTAACTAATAATAAACTTTATGACATGTTAGAAGTTACTTCTAAAGATAGTAAAACAATACAATTACGTAGCTTAAAATTCAATTACTTATTATCAGAAGGGATGACAGCACTTATGTTGCCTAAACGCTTCACTTATGGTTATTTAAACAGTTTAAACACAAACGATAAGATGACATATGATTTAACTGTGCATGAGAAAGTGAAAGCAAGCGAACTTAAAAAGAACTTTAGAATTGAAACGCCGCATTTAATCTTAAAGTATTAA
- a CDS encoding helix-turn-helix domain-containing protein, with protein MTIENGVIINNADLYQMIDVQDLLELDIPLPLFIEKDACLSHSFFDFNQIRYVEQFKNLILQKLQNNAQDKNVMNYYISNIIEFLLKEAKVTLQYNYLPPLYTKHPLVYRLTQYIHKNIYDTLTTKQVSKTFFISQSYISILFSKILTMNFKQYISSLKIALSVFDLIQDSKAIHDVATKYKFMNVSTYSKHFKHYIGVPPKRYIYQFRKGYFNDPYQIAINEPNLSKYFSDIHYYSRNQTEIPYTLNLADLSFNQRFHDTFMVIRIDNLQDLLKFNYNAIQNNIYSNFSKVNFLIKNTDFVYLNDLDTQQLFETIKYLITQGYDLTFKITTLNLMQTFDYHVLKVLKETLNTKNCLEQITLLFELEISSIKDMQCLIKRLNHQFPLLKTGIVIDSFIEYGHNLTHIIKKINALQVDYFYINHDLITFGNLISKKSTYSKSENTLKQNIALFLHKMGIKHSKKLIFAKITHNALKAYFNNETDATHILLSELLIELNQYIAGFGYAYYTDDKEHFMLINHHQSVMPIVHVYSLLKPFLNNQVALLSYGIIAKTKNHYHFLLFNNQSNQTHKYVEVNINHNFSNDFPVFTRLLNRDHGMVSQLVPHKLNQKYINPAILKQINNTNYPLAKLNMHAHKEPMVLTVSNSSLLYFMIPIK; from the coding sequence ATGACGATAGAAAATGGCGTTATAATTAACAATGCTGATTTATATCAAATGATTGATGTTCAAGATCTTCTTGAACTAGATATCCCATTACCTTTATTTATTGAAAAAGATGCATGTTTATCGCATTCATTTTTTGACTTTAATCAAATACGTTATGTAGAGCAATTCAAAAATTTAATTTTACAAAAGCTCCAAAATAATGCTCAAGACAAAAATGTAATGAATTACTATATTTCTAATATAATCGAGTTTTTACTAAAAGAAGCAAAAGTGACATTACAATATAATTATTTACCACCTCTATACACAAAGCACCCACTAGTTTATCGCCTAACACAATATATCCATAAAAATATCTATGACACTTTAACTACTAAGCAAGTATCCAAAACATTTTTCATTTCACAATCCTATATCTCTATTTTATTCTCAAAAATATTAACTATGAATTTCAAACAATATATAAGTTCATTGAAAATTGCTTTATCAGTCTTTGATTTAATACAGGATAGTAAAGCGATTCACGATGTAGCAACAAAATATAAGTTCATGAATGTGAGTACTTATTCAAAACATTTCAAACATTATATTGGTGTACCTCCTAAAAGGTATATTTATCAATTTAGAAAAGGGTATTTCAACGATCCTTATCAAATAGCAATCAACGAACCTAATTTATCCAAATATTTTTCGGATATTCATTATTATTCTCGCAATCAAACAGAAATACCATATACTTTAAATCTAGCTGACCTATCTTTTAATCAACGCTTCCATGATACTTTTATGGTTATTCGGATAGATAATTTACAAGACTTATTAAAATTTAATTACAATGCTATACAAAATAATATTTATTCCAACTTCTCTAAAGTAAACTTTTTAATTAAAAATACAGACTTTGTGTACTTAAATGATTTAGATACTCAACAGTTATTTGAAACAATTAAATATTTAATTACTCAAGGATATGATTTAACATTTAAAATTACAACTTTAAATTTAATGCAAACATTTGATTATCATGTACTTAAAGTATTGAAAGAAACGCTTAATACTAAAAATTGCTTAGAGCAAATAACTCTATTATTTGAACTTGAAATCAGTTCTATTAAAGATATGCAATGCCTCATCAAAAGATTAAATCACCAATTTCCTTTGTTAAAAACAGGAATCGTTATAGATTCTTTTATTGAATATGGTCATAACCTCACTCACATCATTAAGAAAATTAATGCATTACAAGTAGATTATTTTTACATTAACCATGACTTGATTACATTTGGAAACTTAATTTCAAAAAAATCAACTTATTCTAAATCAGAAAATACTTTAAAACAAAATATAGCGCTGTTCCTTCATAAAATGGGGATAAAACATTCAAAAAAATTAATTTTCGCTAAAATAACCCACAATGCATTAAAAGCTTATTTCAATAATGAGACTGATGCTACCCATATATTATTGTCTGAATTATTGATTGAACTAAATCAATACATCGCTGGCTTTGGCTATGCCTATTATACAGATGATAAAGAGCACTTTATGCTTATCAATCACCATCAAAGCGTAATGCCTATCGTTCATGTTTATAGTTTATTAAAGCCTTTTCTCAATAATCAAGTTGCATTGCTTTCTTATGGAATAATAGCTAAAACAAAAAACCATTATCATTTTTTATTGTTTAATAATCAAAGCAATCAGACTCATAAATACGTAGAGGTCAATATTAACCATAATTTCTCCAACGATTTCCCTGTATTTACGCGTCTACTTAACCGTGACCATGGTATGGTTTCACAATTGGTACCTCACAAGCTCAACCAGAAATATATTAATCCTGCAATACTGAAACAAATAAATAATACCAACTATCCATTAGCAAAATTAAATATGCATGCTCATAAAGAACCTATGGTATTAACAGTTTCTAATTCTTCACTTTTGTATTTCATGATTCCCATAAAATAA